A genomic window from Sporosarcina sp. Marseille-Q4063 includes:
- the grpE gene encoding nucleotide exchange factor GrpE: MKKNEEEIEDVLVEEQETIEDNEKEVELTDAIEEVETPEDEQDEVEQLKEQIEEEKNKYLRLLADYDNFRRRATLDKEALQKYQSQKVLTNLIPVLDNFSRAIAVEAKSDEARTMMEGMDMIYRSLVDALKSEGLIEIEALDQEFDPNYHQAIMTGNEEDKPSGVVLEEMQKGYILKDRVLRPSMVKVNE; the protein is encoded by the coding sequence ATGAAAAAGAATGAAGAAGAAATTGAAGATGTTCTCGTTGAAGAACAAGAAACGATTGAAGACAATGAAAAAGAAGTTGAATTGACCGATGCAATCGAAGAGGTTGAGACACCGGAAGATGAACAAGACGAAGTTGAACAATTAAAAGAACAAATCGAAGAGGAAAAGAATAAATACCTTCGATTACTAGCTGATTACGACAACTTTAGACGTAGAGCAACATTAGACAAAGAAGCTTTGCAAAAATATCAATCACAAAAAGTCTTGACTAATCTAATACCCGTCCTAGACAATTTCTCGCGTGCGATCGCAGTAGAAGCTAAATCAGATGAAGCGCGCACGATGATGGAAGGAATGGATATGATTTACAGGTCGCTCGTTGATGCTTTGAAATCAGAAGGTTTGATTGAAATCGAGGCGCTTGACCAGGAATTTGATCCGAACTATCATCAAGCGATTATGACAGGCAATGAAGAAGATAAACCGTCGGGCGTCGTTCTTGAGGAAATGCAAAAAGGCTATATACTAAAAGATCGAGTGCTTAGACCTTCAATGGTTAAAGTTAATGAATAA
- the dnaK gene encoding molecular chaperone DnaK: MSKIIGIDLGTTNSVVAVYEGGEPKVIPNPEGNRTTPSVVSFKNGERQVGEVAKRQAITNPNTIMSVKRHMGSDYKVKAEDTEYTPQEVSAMILQYMKGYAEEYLGEKVTKAVITVPAYFSDAQRQATQDAGKIAGLEVERIINEPTAAALAYGLDKTEEDQTILVYDLGGGTFDVSILELGDGVFQVLSTAGDNKLGGDDFDDVIIDYLVQEFRKENGIDLSQDKMAMQRLKDGAEKAKKDLSGVTSAQISLPFITAGEAGPLHLEVTLSRAKFDELTSHLVERSMVPTRQAMKDAGLTASEIDRVILVGGSTRIPAVQEAIQKETGKEAYRGVNPDEVVAMGAAVQGSILSGDVTDVVLLDVTPLSLGIETMGNVFTKLIERNTTIPTSKSEVFSTAADNQPAVDIHVLQGERAMAADNKTLGRFQLTDIPPAQRGVPQIEVTFDIDKNGIVNVKAKDLGTQKEQNITIQASSSLSDEDIERMVKEAEENAEADKKRKEEADLRNEADQLIFQAEKTVKDLGDKVSEEETKEIEDASAELKSALEENNFEDVSTKKTALEEIVQKLTMKLYEQAAAEAEAAEGAEGAGEAEDDVVDADFEEVEEDEKK, encoded by the coding sequence ATGAGTAAAATTATCGGTATTGACTTAGGAACAACAAACTCAGTAGTAGCAGTATATGAAGGCGGAGAGCCAAAGGTAATTCCAAATCCGGAAGGTAACCGCACGACTCCGTCAGTTGTTTCATTTAAAAATGGCGAAAGACAAGTCGGGGAAGTTGCAAAGCGTCAAGCAATCACAAATCCTAATACAATCATGTCTGTAAAACGTCATATGGGGTCGGATTACAAAGTTAAAGCTGAGGATACTGAATATACGCCGCAAGAAGTTTCAGCTATGATTCTTCAATACATGAAAGGCTATGCAGAAGAATATCTTGGCGAAAAAGTAACGAAAGCCGTTATTACAGTTCCAGCATACTTTAGTGATGCACAACGACAAGCTACACAAGATGCAGGTAAAATTGCTGGTCTAGAAGTCGAACGTATCATTAACGAGCCAACTGCAGCAGCACTTGCTTACGGACTAGACAAAACTGAGGAAGACCAAACAATTCTTGTTTATGACCTCGGCGGTGGAACATTTGATGTTTCCATTCTTGAGCTTGGAGACGGTGTATTCCAGGTATTGTCAACAGCGGGAGATAATAAACTTGGCGGGGACGATTTTGACGATGTAATCATCGATTATCTTGTTCAAGAATTCCGTAAAGAAAATGGAATCGATCTATCCCAAGATAAAATGGCTATGCAACGTTTGAAAGACGGCGCTGAAAAAGCGAAGAAAGATCTTTCAGGTGTAACATCTGCTCAGATTTCATTGCCATTTATTACTGCCGGAGAAGCTGGTCCATTACACTTAGAGGTTACGCTATCTCGCGCGAAATTTGATGAGCTAACAAGTCATTTAGTCGAGCGTTCCATGGTTCCGACGCGTCAAGCAATGAAAGACGCAGGTCTAACTGCATCTGAAATCGACCGTGTAATTCTTGTAGGTGGATCAACTCGTATTCCAGCAGTGCAAGAAGCGATTCAAAAAGAAACAGGGAAAGAAGCATATAGAGGTGTTAACCCGGACGAAGTTGTCGCAATGGGTGCGGCGGTTCAAGGTTCCATCTTAAGCGGTGACGTAACAGACGTTGTTTTACTAGACGTAACACCACTTTCACTTGGTATTGAAACAATGGGCAACGTGTTCACGAAGTTGATCGAGCGAAACACGACGATTCCAACAAGTAAATCTGAAGTATTTTCGACTGCAGCAGATAACCAACCAGCTGTTGACATTCATGTACTTCAAGGTGAGCGTGCAATGGCCGCGGACAACAAAACACTTGGCCGTTTCCAATTGACGGACATTCCACCAGCACAACGCGGAGTTCCACAAATTGAAGTTACTTTTGATATCGATAAAAACGGTATTGTTAACGTTAAAGCGAAAGATCTCGGTACTCAAAAAGAACAAAACATTACGATTCAAGCGAGCTCTTCACTTTCAGACGAAGATATCGAGCGCATGGTGAAAGAAGCAGAAGAAAATGCGGAAGCAGATAAAAAGCGTAAAGAAGAAGCTGACTTAAGAAACGAAGCAGATCAACTGATTTTCCAAGCTGAGAAAACTGTGAAAGATCTTGGAGATAAAGTTTCTGAAGAAGAAACTAAAGAAATCGAAGATGCTTCTGCAGAATTGAAATCAGCATTGGAAGAAAACAACTTTGAAGATGTAAGCACTAAGAAAACAGCACTAGAAGAAATCGTTCAAAAACTAACAATGAAACTATATGAACAAGCAGCAGCGGAAGCGGAAGCAGCCGAGGGTGCTGAAGGTGCAGGAGAAGCAGAAGACGATGTCGTTGATGCGGATTTCGAAGAAGTAGAAGAAGACGAGAAAAAATAA
- the dnaJ gene encoding molecular chaperone DnaJ: MSKRDYYDVLGVSKSATKDEIRRAYRTLSKKYHPDLNKAADAEEKFKEATEAYEILSDDTKKANYDQFGHAGPNQGFGGGGFGGDGFGFEDIFSSFFGGNTRRRDPNAPRKGNDLQYTMTIDFMDAVFGKETEIEIPKEETCGTCDGSGAKKGTSAKTCTHCSGTGEISITQDTPLGRMVNRRACHHCEGTGKIIPEKCSTCRGSGTVKKMKKIKVSIPEGVDDGQQLRVSGQGEPGQNGGSTGDLYIVFRVKAHEKFIRDEDDIYLELGLSYPQAALGDEIQVPTVQGDVNLKIPAGTQTGTRFRLRGKGVKNVHGRGIGDQHVVVKVVTPKKMTEKQKELMRQFAAISGNSPEEYSSSLFDKIKRTIKGE, encoded by the coding sequence ATGAGTAAGAGAGATTATTATGATGTGCTCGGTGTTTCAAAATCAGCGACAAAGGATGAAATTAGACGAGCTTATAGAACATTATCAAAAAAATATCACCCAGATCTTAATAAAGCAGCGGATGCGGAAGAAAAGTTCAAAGAAGCGACAGAAGCGTATGAAATTTTAAGTGACGATACGAAAAAAGCGAATTATGATCAATTTGGTCATGCGGGTCCAAATCAAGGATTCGGTGGCGGTGGATTTGGCGGTGACGGTTTTGGATTTGAAGATATATTCAGTTCGTTTTTCGGAGGCAATACACGTCGACGCGATCCAAATGCACCAAGAAAAGGTAATGACTTACAATACACGATGACCATTGACTTCATGGATGCTGTATTCGGTAAGGAAACTGAAATTGAAATACCAAAGGAAGAAACTTGCGGAACTTGTGATGGCTCAGGAGCCAAAAAAGGTACTTCTGCAAAAACATGTACGCATTGTAGCGGAACTGGTGAAATTAGTATAACCCAAGACACACCTCTTGGCAGAATGGTTAATCGCAGGGCTTGTCATCACTGCGAAGGAACAGGAAAAATCATTCCAGAGAAATGTTCAACATGTCGTGGTTCGGGTACAGTTAAGAAAATGAAGAAGATAAAAGTTTCTATTCCTGAAGGTGTTGATGACGGTCAACAATTACGTGTTTCAGGGCAAGGTGAACCAGGTCAGAACGGTGGATCAACGGGTGATTTATATATTGTTTTCCGTGTGAAAGCGCATGAGAAATTTATTCGCGATGAAGATGATATTTATTTAGAGCTAGGGTTATCATACCCACAAGCCGCTCTTGGTGATGAAATTCAAGTGCCGACTGTTCAAGGCGATGTCAATTTGAAAATTCCGGCCGGAACACAAACAGGTACACGGTTTAGGTTAAGAGGCAAAGGCGTGAAAAATGTTCATGGCCGCGGGATTGGTGATCAACATGTTGTTGTAAAAGTTGTCACTCCTAAAAAAATGACGGAAAAGCAAAAAGAATTAATGCGTCAATTTGCAGCAATTAGCGGCAATAGCCCAGAAGAATATTCTAGTTCACTCTTTGATAAAATCAAGCGTACAATTAAAGGCGAATGA
- the prmA gene encoding 50S ribosomal protein L11 methyltransferase: MKWSEIAVHTTHEATESVANILHEAGASGVIIEDSEEPDRIREDQFGEIYELDKKDYPADGVIVKAYLPVNSFLIETMSEIEQSIAELPDYGLNVGRNEIKTSEVDDEDWATAWKKYYHPVKVSGRFTIVPTWEEYNPVASDELIIELDPGMAFGTGTHPTTVLCIQALEKYIKTEDIVIDVGTGSGVLSIAAAMLGAKKVEALDLDYVAVTAAKENVELNKVETIVEVTHGNLLEKVDSKPNVIVANILADVIMSFSADAASILPEGGLFIASGIIGEKRDEVKNDLLNKGFEIIESVLMEDWVAIIAKKKGV, encoded by the coding sequence TTGAAATGGTCAGAAATAGCTGTTCATACAACACATGAAGCAACGGAATCTGTGGCGAATATTCTGCATGAAGCTGGGGCAAGCGGAGTAATTATCGAGGATTCGGAAGAACCGGATCGAATTCGAGAAGATCAATTCGGTGAAATCTATGAACTTGATAAAAAGGATTACCCTGCGGACGGCGTAATTGTAAAAGCGTACTTACCTGTTAATAGTTTTTTAATCGAGACGATGAGCGAAATTGAACAATCTATTGCAGAACTTCCAGATTATGGGCTCAACGTCGGTCGTAATGAAATTAAAACATCTGAAGTTGACGATGAAGATTGGGCGACAGCATGGAAAAAATATTATCATCCTGTAAAAGTTTCTGGCCGTTTTACAATTGTTCCAACTTGGGAAGAATATAATCCGGTGGCCTCTGATGAATTAATAATCGAGCTTGATCCTGGTATGGCATTTGGAACAGGGACGCACCCTACAACCGTTTTGTGTATACAAGCATTAGAAAAATATATCAAAACAGAGGATATTGTTATAGATGTCGGGACTGGGTCTGGCGTACTGTCAATCGCTGCCGCGATGCTTGGAGCAAAAAAGGTTGAAGCGCTCGATTTAGATTATGTGGCAGTCACAGCTGCAAAAGAAAACGTCGAATTGAACAAGGTTGAGACAATAGTTGAAGTAACACACGGTAATCTTTTGGAAAAAGTCGACAGTAAACCTAATGTTATCGTCGCAAATATTTTGGCGGATGTCATCATGTCTTTTTCAGCGGATGCTGCTTCCATTTTGCCAGAAGGCGGTCTCTTTATTGCTTCGGGTATTATTGGAGAAAAACGAGATGAAGTAAAAAATGATTTACTCAACAAAGGTTTTGAAATTATAGAATCAGTCCTAATGGAAGACTGGGTCGCAATTATTGCCAAGAAAAAGGGTGTGTAA
- a CDS encoding 16S rRNA (uracil(1498)-N(3))-methyltransferase produces MQRYFLDEPFDESGKAEITGDDRKHIVHVMRMGVNDKLIAVSAGEAYPALVTNIGTDYVVIQKHGLELPKNELPVTITIACGLAKGDKHDLIVQKGTELGLFAMIPFKAERSIVKWDDKKGGKKIERLQKIAKQAAEQCHRTIIPKIENPQTMRQLIASSDDYDVLLFADEEDAKGADPHRTRDRVKGITDNQKVLIVFGPEGGISRNEAEELMAAGFLPVALGPRILRTETAPLYFLSAISYEFE; encoded by the coding sequence TTGCAACGCTATTTTCTTGATGAACCATTTGATGAGAGCGGTAAAGCGGAAATCACCGGAGACGATCGCAAGCATATCGTTCATGTCATGCGTATGGGCGTTAACGATAAACTTATCGCGGTTTCGGCTGGTGAAGCCTATCCTGCTTTAGTTACTAATATAGGTACAGATTATGTTGTTATTCAAAAGCACGGTTTGGAACTTCCCAAAAATGAGTTGCCAGTAACAATTACAATTGCCTGCGGGTTAGCCAAAGGTGATAAACATGATTTAATCGTTCAAAAAGGAACAGAGTTAGGTTTATTTGCAATGATTCCTTTTAAAGCAGAACGATCTATAGTAAAATGGGATGATAAAAAAGGCGGTAAGAAAATCGAGCGCCTGCAAAAAATTGCAAAACAAGCAGCGGAACAATGTCATCGAACCATCATCCCGAAAATTGAAAATCCGCAAACAATGCGCCAACTTATAGCAAGCTCGGACGATTATGATGTGCTTTTATTCGCGGATGAAGAGGATGCCAAAGGTGCAGATCCACATCGAACCCGTGACCGAGTCAAAGGGATAACTGATAACCAGAAAGTACTAATTGTCTTTGGACCAGAAGGCGGAATTTCTAGAAACGAAGCGGAAGAATTAATGGCAGCGGGTTTTCTTCCAGTCGCACTTGGCCCCCGTATTTTACGTACTGAAACTGCGCCATTGTATTTTTTATCGGCTATTTCTTATGAATTTGAATGA
- a CDS encoding sugar diacid recognition domain-containing protein → MPDIGHYAQSIVEQFSSILDIPISITDKTGMIIGSTDINRLGSHHIVTREVTKSGKIMFFSKEKTAGLVNVLPGIAAPLSFQQETVGVLGLIGDPATVERYVQFVQSHIEMLLIKNFRSKIVASQMETIRDFIQRLLSYKDDENFRRIQNYCEMHGFALGLSRCCILLDIPFGIDQTPSIENSQTFNQTEQDLFLCLTKLFIDNDQDIVAPLTTGQWLILKHVNSDDMISLKERLDYASDSLRMFLENRDLDSKFMLSYSGSSSTIGAILQSYEQSRKALVIARRNNFQQSTVSIDDWNLLSLALVEEIKLPAKQTLDNYIEKLHSHANGTALIKSFLVYCEEQLNMSQAARKLYIHRNTLSYRLQQLQQLLNIDLHSFKQCMLLYLVLKQHEHVDKFEKLILQ, encoded by the coding sequence TTGCCAGACATTGGGCACTATGCACAGTCAATCGTAGAACAGTTTTCTTCAATACTAGACATTCCGATTAGTATCACAGATAAAACGGGAATGATTATAGGAAGTACGGACATTAACCGACTTGGTTCGCATCACATCGTTACTAGGGAAGTCACCAAGTCAGGTAAAATTATGTTCTTCTCGAAAGAAAAAACTGCTGGACTTGTCAACGTCTTACCAGGAATTGCTGCCCCTCTAAGCTTCCAACAAGAAACAGTCGGTGTACTTGGACTTATAGGTGACCCTGCGACAGTCGAACGGTACGTACAATTTGTCCAATCCCATATTGAAATGCTTCTAATAAAAAATTTCCGCTCTAAAATAGTTGCCTCTCAAATGGAAACGATTCGCGATTTTATTCAACGTCTTCTCAGTTATAAGGATGATGAGAACTTCAGAAGAATTCAAAACTATTGTGAAATGCACGGATTTGCACTAGGGCTATCGAGATGCTGTATTTTATTGGATATCCCGTTCGGAATTGATCAAACTCCTTCTATCGAAAATTCACAAACGTTTAACCAAACAGAACAGGATCTTTTCTTATGCTTAACAAAATTATTCATTGATAATGATCAGGATATCGTTGCCCCCTTAACCACGGGTCAATGGCTAATTTTAAAACATGTCAATTCAGATGATATGATTTCATTAAAAGAAAGATTAGATTATGCATCCGATTCGTTAAGGATGTTTTTAGAAAACAGAGATTTAGACAGCAAGTTTATGTTATCATATAGCGGCTCTTCCTCAACAATCGGGGCAATTCTACAGTCCTATGAACAATCAAGGAAAGCTTTGGTGATTGCTAGAAGGAATAACTTCCAACAATCAACTGTCTCCATCGACGATTGGAATCTACTATCCCTTGCCCTTGTTGAGGAAATAAAACTACCTGCTAAACAAACGCTTGATAATTACATTGAAAAACTACACAGTCATGCAAATGGGACTGCACTCATTAAAAGTTTCCTTGTCTATTGCGAAGAACAATTGAACATGAGCCAAGCCGCAAGGAAACTGTACATTCACCGCAACACTCTGTCATACAGGTTGCAACAACTGCAACAATTATTGAATATCGATTTGCATTCATTCAAACAATGCATGCTTCTTTACTTGGTTTTAAAACAACATGAACATGTCGACAAATTCGAGAAACTTATTCTGCAGTAA
- a CDS encoding ornithine cyclodeaminase family protein yields MLVLSGKDQINLADMKEILQCVEVALKEFSASNTDTPIRTILPFGKESSGVIMPSVAEGLHAMGLKYVTVVPTNKDLEKKVIHGVVLLSDITTGEPLALLEGSYLTLIRTGALSGVATKYLARQDAKNLGIIGTGEQAKGLCEAILAVRDIDTIYLYNRSEEKAEEFSKFMVSKFQKEVVICKDPNELVRKSDVLVTATTSMSPVFSDNLQPGIHVNAVGSFRPTMQELPTSAICDAAKVVVEAREAALEETGDLQIPIQAGVFSECEIHGELGRIVSRELAGRENEQEITIFKSVGLAIVDIVVAKYFYDKACKNKVGVTVDLS; encoded by the coding sequence ATGTTGGTGTTGAGTGGGAAAGATCAAATTAATTTAGCAGATATGAAAGAAATTTTACAATGTGTAGAGGTGGCTTTGAAAGAGTTCTCCGCATCAAATACGGATACGCCAATTCGAACGATTCTTCCGTTTGGCAAAGAAAGTTCTGGAGTCATTATGCCGTCGGTTGCGGAAGGTTTACATGCAATGGGACTAAAGTATGTGACAGTTGTACCGACTAATAAGGACCTTGAAAAAAAGGTGATTCATGGGGTTGTTTTACTTTCGGACATAACAACGGGGGAGCCGCTTGCATTACTAGAAGGATCTTATTTGACACTCATTCGAACAGGGGCATTGTCGGGTGTTGCAACAAAATATTTAGCGCGTCAAGACGCCAAAAACTTAGGGATTATCGGTACTGGAGAACAGGCGAAAGGACTGTGTGAAGCGATTCTAGCGGTGAGGGATATCGATACAATCTATCTATACAATCGAAGTGAAGAGAAGGCAGAAGAATTTTCGAAGTTTATGGTAAGCAAGTTCCAAAAGGAAGTTGTTATTTGCAAAGATCCAAATGAACTTGTTCGAAAATCGGACGTTCTCGTCACGGCTACAACTTCGATGTCGCCGGTGTTTTCGGATAATTTACAGCCGGGAATCCATGTAAATGCAGTCGGCTCATTCCGACCCACAATGCAGGAGCTACCAACATCTGCTATTTGCGATGCGGCTAAGGTGGTTGTTGAAGCAAGAGAAGCGGCATTGGAAGAAACAGGGGATTTACAAATTCCGATACAAGCGGGTGTGTTTTCTGAATGTGAAATTCACGGGGAACTTGGGCGAATTGTAAGTAGAGAACTAGCAGGAAGAGAAAATGAGCAGGAAATAACAATATTTAAATCGGTCGGACTTGCCATCGTCGATATTGTCGTTGCAAAATACTTTTACGATAAAGCGTGCAAAAATAAAGTCGGGGTTACTGTTGATTTATCGTGA
- a CDS encoding FAD-binding oxidoreductase, which produces MKKADIIIVGGGVMGSSTAYSLRKNGFEGSILVFEKDPTYEYSSTARSAGGFRQLYSTSINIQLSRFSLEVYKNFADDMEIDGEKAEIDFKQRGYLFLATEQMLPAFTKQLALQNKLGVPSEILSSVDLSNIIPELEIGDLVGGLYCKEDGYLDPHSVMQAYRKNAQAMGVEYISAEVASLTTEGGRMTGVQLVDGATYSAPIVINCAGAWGADLSGAIGLPLPVVPLKRQMYIFDSTKKLEKMLPLTIDPTGVYFRHEGDKVVAGFSEDVKPGFDFNWKRSSFDYLWPILAHRVPNFERLKLESGWAGMYDYNTVDQNAIIGEHPLMEGYFVALGFSGHGMQQAPGVGLGLAELICKGKYETLDLMPLRVERFAENDLVLEDAIV; this is translated from the coding sequence TTGAAAAAAGCAGATATCATTATTGTTGGTGGGGGAGTAATGGGTTCAAGTACTGCTTATTCATTGCGTAAGAATGGCTTTGAGGGGAGCATTCTCGTTTTTGAAAAAGATCCAACGTATGAATATTCATCGACAGCGCGAAGTGCAGGCGGTTTTAGACAATTATATTCAACGTCTATCAATATTCAATTAAGTCGGTTCAGTTTGGAGGTATATAAAAACTTTGCAGATGACATGGAAATTGACGGTGAAAAAGCTGAAATTGATTTCAAACAACGAGGTTATTTATTTTTAGCAACTGAACAGATGTTGCCTGCATTTACAAAACAACTTGCGTTGCAAAATAAGCTTGGTGTTCCTTCTGAAATACTTTCATCCGTGGATTTATCGAATATTATACCGGAGCTGGAAATAGGTGACCTTGTAGGTGGATTGTACTGTAAAGAGGATGGTTATCTTGATCCGCACTCTGTCATGCAGGCTTATCGTAAAAACGCGCAAGCAATGGGAGTAGAGTATATTTCTGCAGAGGTCGCTTCGTTAACTACGGAAGGTGGACGAATGACTGGTGTTCAATTAGTTGATGGGGCAACTTATTCCGCACCGATTGTTATTAACTGTGCAGGTGCTTGGGGAGCTGATTTAAGCGGAGCGATTGGATTGCCATTACCGGTTGTGCCGCTGAAACGTCAAATGTACATCTTTGATTCTACTAAAAAATTAGAGAAAATGTTACCGCTTACAATTGATCCGACGGGAGTCTATTTCCGCCACGAAGGTGATAAAGTAGTAGCTGGATTTTCGGAAGATGTGAAACCCGGTTTTGACTTTAATTGGAAACGATCATCATTTGATTATTTATGGCCCATCTTGGCGCACCGAGTCCCGAATTTCGAAAGACTCAAATTGGAATCGGGTTGGGCTGGCATGTATGACTATAATACGGTGGATCAAAACGCCATCATTGGAGAACATCCATTAATGGAAGGTTACTTTGTTGCACTTGGATTTAGCGGGCATGGAATGCAGCAGGCGCCCGGGGTAGGGCTTGGATTGGCTGAGTTAATTTGTAAAGGGAAATATGAAACGCTAGATTTGATGCCACTTCGTGTGGAACGATTTGCAGAAAATGATCTAGTGTTGGAAGATGCAATTGTGTAA
- a CDS encoding sodium/proline symporter — MHTIIMVEFILYLVIMLIVGYLVSRRSKGHADFLLGGKQLPGWALAFSERATGESAWLLLGYTGFVFATGLSGVWVAVGIASGIIFAWLFLAKRFMEEAEKTGALTLPGYLAYRFGNHGKIILWLSTILIFSFMMFYFGAQIAGAGKTLLAVFNIPTQVGAVLSVVVVIILAYIGGFVTVVWTDMIQAIMMLVTLVVLPIVALVHILAADLSISAALVAAGPSMDSWTGGAIGFSLGLLLFNNFAWFFGFLGGQPQLSARFMALRSKKETNQGGFVAITWTILAYGGAFMIGITALTLYQGQVFDDVEMILPFMILDLMPPWIAGILLAGILAAIISTADSQLLVITSSVSEDIIRHAMNMNLSEKKLVAISRLAIVGAGIVGLIIALTSKSLVFLVVSWAWAGVGCTLSPAVILTFFWKRYSGIGVIATIISGFVSTVIWISTPLDAIATSRFTTFFIAAAFGIVFSLLFPDKKDEELKDEELKYEELKEENKTSVPLEVN; from the coding sequence TTGCATACGATTATAATGGTTGAGTTTATATTGTATCTTGTGATCATGCTCATTGTCGGTTATCTCGTAAGTCGGCGTTCAAAAGGTCATGCTGATTTCCTCCTAGGGGGAAAGCAATTACCTGGTTGGGCGTTGGCATTTTCTGAACGTGCCACTGGAGAATCTGCTTGGCTTTTGTTAGGATACACAGGTTTTGTTTTTGCTACAGGTTTATCAGGAGTTTGGGTAGCTGTGGGAATTGCTTCTGGTATTATTTTTGCTTGGTTATTCTTAGCGAAACGATTTATGGAGGAAGCAGAGAAAACCGGCGCACTGACGTTACCTGGCTATTTGGCATACCGTTTCGGAAACCATGGGAAAATAATTCTTTGGCTCTCTACTATTCTAATATTTAGCTTTATGATGTTTTATTTTGGAGCACAAATTGCCGGAGCCGGTAAAACATTATTGGCCGTATTTAATATTCCTACACAGGTTGGGGCGGTGTTAAGTGTTGTTGTCGTTATTATACTTGCTTATATAGGTGGATTCGTAACGGTTGTTTGGACGGATATGATACAAGCAATCATGATGCTTGTAACGCTAGTCGTATTACCGATTGTAGCTCTCGTTCATATTTTAGCAGCCGATTTGTCTATTAGTGCGGCTCTAGTAGCAGCTGGACCTTCGATGGATTCGTGGACTGGTGGGGCGATTGGCTTCTCATTAGGGCTATTACTTTTTAATAACTTTGCTTGGTTTTTCGGTTTCCTTGGTGGACAACCACAACTAAGTGCTCGGTTTATGGCCCTTAGAAGTAAGAAAGAAACAAACCAAGGAGGTTTCGTTGCAATTACTTGGACGATATTGGCATATGGTGGTGCGTTCATGATTGGGATTACGGCGCTCACATTGTACCAAGGTCAAGTGTTCGATGATGTCGAAATGATTTTACCTTTCATGATTCTTGACTTGATGCCACCATGGATTGCCGGTATTTTACTTGCTGGTATACTTGCCGCAATCATTTCTACGGCAGATTCACAGTTACTTGTCATTACAAGTTCGGTCAGTGAAGATATTATACGACATGCCATGAACATGAATCTATCTGAAAAGAAACTAGTAGCCATCTCTCGACTTGCAATTGTTGGTGCAGGAATCGTGGGCTTAATCATCGCCTTGACCTCTAAGTCGCTAGTCTTTCTCGTCGTTAGCTGGGCATGGGCTGGAGTAGGGTGTACGTTGTCGCCCGCAGTCATCTTGACGTTCTTCTGGAAACGATATTCCGGTATCGGTGTCATCGCGACAATTATCTCTGGATTCGTTAGTACAGTTATCTGGATCTCAACTCCACTCGATGCGATTGCGACTTCTCGTTTTACAACGTTTTTTATCGCAGCCGCATTCGGTATTGTTTTCAGCTTACTGTTCCCAGATAAAAAAGATGAAGAATTGAAAGATGAAGAATTAAAATATGAAGAATTAAAAGAAGAAAATAAGACGTCAGTTCCTCTGGAAGTTAACTAA